The Streptomyces sp. NBC_00344 genome includes a window with the following:
- a CDS encoding ABC transporter permease/substrate-binding protein → MTADTHLSTTGARGASAVRRILLDNGALSALVVLVVAMSLLSGDFLTTQNLLNVGVQAAVTAILAFGVTFVIVSAGIDLSVGSVAALSATVLAWTATSEGLPVWLAVVLAIGTGVACGLVNGMLVSYGKLPPFIATLAMLSIGRGLSLVISQGSPIAFPGSVSSLGDTLGGWLPVPVIVMIVMGLITALVLSRTYIGRSMYAIGGNEEAARLSGLRVKRQKLVIYALSGLFAAAAGIVLASRLSSAQPQAAQGYELDAIAAVVIGGASLSGGVGKASGTLIGALILAVLRNGLNLLSVSAFWQQVVIGVVIALAVLLDTLRRRAGSGTGPTAAAGAGGPGRKGPQAVKISIAVVCVAAVAAGVSFFNSGSSGTRLKVGLSLSTMNNPFFVQMKAGAQQEAKAEDVGFTATDAQNDASQQANQIQNFTSSGVKSIIINPVDSDAAGPSVRSANTAHIPVIAADRGVNKADVATLVASDNIAGGKLAAKTLAGKLGGKGRIVELQGTAGTSAGREREQGFAEGIKAYPDITVVASQPADFDRTKGLDVMTNMLQAHHGVTGVFAANDEMALGAIKALGSKAGNSVSVVGFDGTPDGFKAVRAGTLYASVAQQPAELGRLAVRNAVAAAQGKKVPKAVKVPVKVVTKKNVADFS, encoded by the coding sequence GTGACCGCTGACACGCATCTGAGCACAACGGGCGCGCGTGGCGCCTCCGCGGTCCGCCGCATCCTGCTCGACAACGGCGCACTCAGCGCCCTGGTGGTCCTGGTGGTGGCGATGTCGCTGCTGTCCGGCGACTTCCTCACCACGCAGAACCTGCTGAACGTCGGGGTACAGGCCGCCGTGACGGCGATCCTGGCGTTCGGTGTCACCTTTGTGATCGTGTCGGCGGGCATCGACCTCTCGGTCGGTTCGGTGGCCGCGCTGTCGGCGACCGTGCTGGCCTGGACGGCGACCTCCGAGGGGCTGCCGGTGTGGCTCGCCGTGGTCCTCGCCATCGGTACGGGTGTCGCCTGCGGTCTGGTCAACGGCATGCTCGTCTCGTACGGCAAACTCCCGCCGTTCATCGCGACGCTGGCCATGCTCTCGATCGGCCGCGGCCTCTCGCTGGTCATCTCGCAGGGCTCCCCCATCGCCTTTCCCGGCTCGGTCTCCTCGCTCGGCGACACGCTCGGCGGCTGGCTTCCGGTCCCGGTCATCGTGATGATCGTGATGGGGCTGATCACCGCCCTGGTGCTGTCCCGTACCTACATCGGGCGTTCGATGTACGCGATCGGCGGCAACGAGGAAGCGGCCCGGCTCTCCGGTCTGCGGGTCAAGCGGCAGAAGCTCGTGATCTACGCGCTCTCCGGCCTCTTCGCCGCTGCCGCGGGCATCGTCCTCGCCTCACGGCTCTCCTCCGCCCAGCCGCAGGCCGCTCAGGGGTACGAACTCGACGCGATCGCGGCGGTCGTCATCGGGGGCGCCAGCCTCTCCGGCGGTGTCGGCAAGGCGTCCGGCACCCTGATCGGCGCCCTGATCCTCGCCGTGCTGCGGAACGGCCTGAACCTCCTCTCGGTGTCCGCCTTCTGGCAGCAGGTCGTGATCGGTGTGGTCATCGCGCTGGCGGTGCTGCTGGACACGCTGCGCCGGCGCGCCGGGTCGGGTACCGGCCCGACGGCTGCGGCCGGCGCCGGCGGGCCGGGCCGCAAGGGCCCGCAAGCCGTGAAGATCTCGATCGCCGTGGTCTGTGTGGCTGCTGTGGCGGCCGGTGTGTCCTTCTTCAATTCGGGTTCGTCGGGCACCAGGCTCAAGGTCGGTCTCTCCCTGTCCACCATGAACAACCCCTTCTTCGTCCAGATGAAGGCGGGTGCCCAGCAGGAGGCCAAGGCCGAGGATGTCGGTTTCACCGCGACCGACGCCCAGAACGACGCGTCCCAGCAGGCCAACCAGATACAGAACTTCACCAGTTCGGGCGTCAAGTCCATCATCATCAACCCGGTGGACTCCGACGCGGCGGGCCCCTCGGTCCGGTCCGCCAACACGGCGCACATCCCGGTGATCGCCGCCGACCGGGGCGTCAACAAGGCTGATGTGGCGACCCTGGTCGCCTCCGACAACATCGCTGGCGGCAAGCTCGCCGCGAAGACACTGGCCGGGAAGCTCGGCGGCAAGGGCCGGATCGTCGAACTGCAGGGCACCGCGGGCACCTCGGCCGGCCGTGAGCGCGAACAGGGCTTCGCCGAAGGCATCAAGGCCTATCCGGACATCACGGTGGTCGCGAGCCAGCCCGCGGACTTCGACCGCACCAAGGGCCTCGACGTGATGACCAACATGCTGCAGGCGCACCACGGGGTTACCGGGGTCTTCGCCGCGAACGACGAGATGGCCCTCGGTGCGATCAAGGCACTGGGCAGCAAGGCCGGCAATTCCGTCTCGGTGGTCGGTTTCGACGGGACCCCCGACGGGTTCAAGGCGGTCCGGGCCGGCACGCTCTACGCGTCGGTCGCCCAGCAGCCGGCGGAGCTCGGCAGGCTCGCCGTGCGCAACGCGGTTGCCGCCGCACAGGGCAAGAAGGTTCCGAAGGCGGTGAAGGTGCCGGTCAAGGTCGTCACCAAGAAGAACGTCGCCGACTTCTCCTGA